The proteins below are encoded in one region of Anoplopoma fimbria isolate UVic2021 breed Golden Eagle Sablefish chromosome 19, Afim_UVic_2022, whole genome shotgun sequence:
- the bida gene encoding BH3 interacting domain death agonist codes for MDNMGNLTSGGSAALILAFLQADCGTSEYKKELLSLGKDFNRGDINRNGPRRDVLDDGDLETDGHMSSCIIRDVQPSVELQWPGNPGEEADLQQIGEELREIADQLQHDVVADATQNLSRNISTSCPGQWKDHLKREVDRVMRQGVGLEHLPQERVIMALTLTLVKRVCKQTPRLLRNLFNAVLELCKFQVTSELQAERK; via the exons ATGGATAACATGGGGAATCTGACCAGCGGGGGAAGCGCCGCTCTCATTTTGGCCTTCCTTCAAGCCGACTGCGGAACTTCAGAGTACAAGAAGGAGCTCCTCTCCCTGGGCAAGGACTTTAATCGGGGGGATATCAACCGTAACGGGCCCAGGAGAGACGTGCTGGACGATGGAGACCTCGAAACTGATGGTCACATGTCCAGCTGCATCATCAGAGATGTGCAGCCTTCAGTGGAGCTGCAGTGGCctg GGAACCCTGGAGAGGAAGCAGATCTTCAGCAGATTGGAGAAGAGCTGCGAGAAATCGCAGACCAGCTTCAACACGATGTTGTAGCTGATGCTACCCAGAACCTCAGCAGGAACATATCAACCTCCTGCCCTGGA CAGTGGAAAGATCACCTTAAGCGGGAGGTGGACAGAGTGATGAGGCAGGGCGTGGGTCTAGAGCATCTACCCCAGGAGCGTGTCATCATGGCCCTTACTCTCACCCTGGTGAAGAGAGTGTGCAAGCAGACCCCTCGGCTGCTCCGAAATCTCTTCAACGCAGTACTTGAACTCTGCAAGTTCCAGGTGACTTCTGAGCTGCAGGCTGAGAGGAAATAA
- the dennd11 gene encoding DENN domain-containing protein 11, translating to MVKQSDRAPLLDWEEIPPPDPNQTAHPPPPMPREEDAPKSSQLAGRHAPAGTGWSPSNVSAAATTITCSPTRSVTAAVASGNGSPGRPRTEPLGTDRHVPFPGLSARDQWEEKDQIVAVFVVTFDTRSGNMVEWSLPHDINLDGVEFKSIASGSHRITSDFIYFRKGCYFGLACFANMPVESELERGARMKSVGILSPSYTLLYRYMHFLENQVRHQLKCPGHYSPLEAFYEDKKAVLPPTGNGLVTACPTWSVTTINRCMHPEMKITHPAGCMSQFIQFFGEQIMVLWKFALLRKRILIFSPPPVGVVCYRVYCLCCLANVSLPGIGVSVPELRPFFYINIADIPALGTELSYVACTTEKIFEEKKDLYDVYIDNQNVKTHRSHLQPLLRLNASDKEKYRKLSEQRQMLLYSQEVDGDCTTNEEDLFILFFMELNNRIFQTLSDVAGSTDPYLTAEHVRAMGLDPQGDRYFLADLLEVYGIDVTLVIDNLCCS from the exons atGGTGAAGCAGTCGGACCGAGCCCCGCTGCTGGACTGGGAGGAGATCCCACCGCCCGATCCGAACCAGACGGCCCATCCGCCGCCTCCGATGCCGAGAGAGGAAGACGCCCCGAAAAGTTCGCAGCTAGCCGGGCGGCACGCACCGGCTGGCACTGGGTGGAGCCCCAGCAACGTTAGCGCAGCGGCGACCACCATCACCTGCAGCCCGACGAGGAGTGTGACAGCTGCGGTTGCCAGCGGGAACGGAAGCCCGGGCCGTCCGCGAACAGAGCCACTCGGAACAGACCGTCATGTTCCCTTCCCCGGCCTGTCGGCGAGGGATCAGTGGGAGGAAAAAGACCAGATCGTGGCTGTGTTTGTGGTTACCTTTGATACAAGATCAG GGAATATGGTCGAGTGGTCCCTGCCTCACGACATCAACCTAGATGGAGTTGAATTCAAGTCGATTGCCAGCGGTTCCCATCGGATCACCAGTGACTTTAT ATATTTCCGTAAAGGCTGTTACTTTGGGCTGGCCTGTTTTGCTAACATGCCTGTGGAGAGTGAGctggagcgaggagcgaggatgAAGTCAGTGGGGATTCTGTCTCCCTCCTACACTCTGCTTTACCGCTACATGCACTTTCTGGAGAACCAAGTCAG ACATCAGTTGAAGTGTCCCGGCCATTATTCTCCGCTGGAGGCCTTCTATGAGGATAAGAAGGCCGTCCTTCCTCCTACAGGAAATGGTCTGGTCACCGCTTGCCCGACCTGGAGTGTTACCACCATCAACCGCTGTATGCACCCAGAAATGAAG ATCACCCACCCAGCTGGCTGCATGTCCCAGTTCATCCAGTTTTTCGGGGAGCAGATAATGGTGCTGTGGAAGTTTGCACTGCTGAGGAAACGGATCCTCATCTTCTCCCCTCCACCCGTAGGTGTGGTCTGCTACAGGG TGTATTGCCTTTGCTGCCTGGCCAATGTCTCTCTACCTGGAATTGGTGTCTCCGTTCCTGAATTACGGCCTTTCTTCTACATCAACATAGCCGACATCCCTGCCCTGGGAACAGAGCTGTCATACGTGGCCT GCACCACAGAGAAGATTTTTGAGGAGAAGAAAGACCTGTACGACGTCTACATTGATAACCAGAATGTGAAAACGCACAGAAGCCATTTGCAGCCGCTGCTCCGACTGAACGCATCAGATAAGGAGAAGTACAGGAAACTGAGTGAACAGAG GCAGATGTTGCTCTACTCTCAGGAGGTGGATGGAGACTGCACTACAAACGAAGAGGATCTTTTCATTCT GTTCTTCATGGAGCTTAATAACCGCATCTTTCAGACCCTGTCGGACGTAGCAGGGAGCACCGATCCCTACCTCACCGCTGAGCACGTGAGGGCCATGGGGCTGGATCCCCAGGGCGATCGATACTTCCTAGCGGACCTGCTGGAGGTGTACGGGATCGACGTCACGCTGGTCATAGACAACCTCTGCTGCTCCTGA
- the wee2 gene encoding LOW QUALITY PROTEIN: wee1-like protein kinase 2 (The sequence of the model RefSeq protein was modified relative to this genomic sequence to represent the inferred CDS: inserted 1 base in 1 codon), translating to MATLFDEISQQLDFTSCGEEGSSSSSDNSSDDCIFRIRSPRIRSPSSACRTPRVQRHRGRNNTLSSPLQCTSPIPYASWSKLRLCDSPSTPKSLLSKSSQPCSSTKIGRPQRTLCFASSAANLIQAPSVNVNPFTPDTVRRNSEQQWKNRCRSDNDDDYGRRLKHSLASSEEDDEAFLPPKRRAVQAFMLSRYESEFLELECIGVGEFGAVYKCVKRLDGCLYAIKRSRRPLAGSANEQLALKEVYAHAVLGHHPHVVRYYSAWAEDDHMIIQNEYCDGGSLSDVIVKKXVQGELFSEAELKNLLLQVSLGLKYIHSSGLVHLDIKPSNIFICQRPSTSAAGEGESEEEDDRSTSAGVIFKIGDLGHVTSSSNPQVEEGDSRFLAREVLHEEYSHLPKADIFALGLTILLAAGAPPLPQNGDEWHSLREGKLPKLPMELSPPFRGLLQLLLDPDLSKRPSARELCKHTVLREERTGRVAAQLRRELNVEKFRTAMLEKELQEARQAALSPKQYLCPGLKPPAKMGSLPRAGRRLVGGKTARSMSFGCSGYGV from the exons ATGGCTACGTTGTTTGATGAGATCAGCCAGCAGCTGGACTTCACCAGctgtggagaggaggggagcagCAGTAGCAGTGACAACAGCTCCGATGACTGCATCTTTAGGATCCGCAGTCCCAGGATCCGCAGTCCCAGCTCTGCATGCAGGACCCCCAGGGTGCAACGCCACCGTGGTAGAAACAACACCTTGAGTTCCCCTTTACAGTGCACCAGCCCTATACCGTACGCCTCCTGGAGTAAACTGAGGCTCTGTGACTCTCCCAGCACACCAAAG AGCCTACTATCAAAGTCGTCCCAGCCTTGCTCCAGCACTAAGATAGGCCGCCCTCAGAGGACCCTGTGTTTCGCCTCATCTGCTGCTAACCTCATCCAGGCACCTTCCGTCAATGTGAACCCTTTCACCCCTGACACAGTCCGCAGGAACAGCGAGCAGCAGTGGAAGAACCGTTGTAGaagtgataatgatgatgattatggaCGCAG GTTGAAACACAGCCTAGCGTCAtctgaggaggatgatgaagcCTTTCTCCCACCAAAG AGGCGAGCTGTCCAAGCCTTCATGCTGTCACGCTATGAGAGTGAGTTCCTGGAGCTGGAGTGCATTGGTGTGGGGGAGTTTGGGGCAGTTTACAAGTGTGTGAAGAGGCTGGATGGTTGCTTGTACGCCATAAAACGCTCTCGCCGACCCCTGGCAGGTTCTGCCAATGA GCAGCTGGCCCTAAAGGAAGTGTACGCGCATGCCGTTCTTGGGCACCACCCACATGTTGTTCGCTATTATTCAGCATGGGCAGAAGACGATCACATGATTATCCAGAATGAATACTGTGATG GTGGAAGCCTCAGTGATGTCATTGTGAAGA GGGTGCAGGGTGAGCTGTTTTCAGAGGCTGAGTTGAAAAATCTGCTCTTACAAGTGTCCCTGGGGCTAAAATACATCCACAGCTCAGGCCTCGTACACCTGGACATCAAACCAA GTAATATATTCATTTGCCAGCGTCCCAGCACAAGTGCAGCGGGTGAAGGGGAGAGCGAGGAGGAAGATGACCGAAGCACTTCAGCAGGAGTCATTTTCAAAATTG GGGATCTGGGTCATGTGACATCATCCAGCAATCCTCAAGTTGAGGAAGGGGACAGCCGCTTTCTGGCCAGAGAGGTCCTGCATGAG GAGTACAGCCACCTGCCAAAGGCAGACATCTTTGCTTTGGGCCTTACAATTCTGCTTGCAGCCGGCGCTCCCCCTCTGCCTCAAAATGGAGATGAGTGGCACAGCCTTAGAGAGGGGAAACTCCCTAAGCTGCCAATGGAGCTATCACCTCCCTTCAGAGGCCTACTTCAG ttGTTGCTGGATCCAGACCTGTCGAAGCGTCCGTCTGCCAGGGAGCTTTGCAAGCACACAGTCTTGCGGGAGGAGAGGACTGGGAGGGTGGCTGCTCAGCTACGCAGAGAGCTCAATGTAGAGAAGTTCAGGACAGCCATGCTTGAAAA AGAGCTCCAGGAGGCTCGGCAGGCAGCTTTGTCACCCAAGCAGTACCTCTGTCCTGGGCTGAAACCCCCTGCTAAGATGGGGTCCCTACCCAGAGCAGGAAGGAGGCTTGTGGGTGGGAAGACTGCGCGATCCATGAGCTTTGGTTGCTCGGGGTATGGAGTGTGA